The uncultured Cohaesibacter sp. region GGAGGCACCAAGCCTGTGCCGGTGGACATCCGCATTCTGGCGACCTCGAACCGCAATCTGTCAGACGAAGTACGTGCAGGCACCTTCCGCGAAGACCTTCTCTTCCGCCTCAACGTGATCAATCTGCAGATCCCACCGCTGCGCGAGCGCCCGCAGGATATCGATCTGCTGGCCGCTCACTTCGCGGACAAATATGCGCAAGCCAACGGCCTGCCCCAGCGCAAAATGAGCGCAGAATGTCATCGCCATCTGCACGCCAACAACTGGCCGGGCAACGTGCGTGAGCTGGAAAACACCATCCATCGTGCCGTGCTTCTGGCAACGGGCGTGGAAATCGGGGCTGAAGCCCTGCGCATGCCAGATGGCAGTCGCATGGATGACACCATCATCGGCATGGCCAGCGGCCCTGCAGCGCAAGCCGTTATCGCAGCAGAAGGAGTGACCCGCACGCTTGTTGGCCGCACCGTTGCTGAAGTGGAACAGGACCTGATTCTGGATACGCTGGATCATTGCCTTGGCAACCGCACCCACGCGGCCAACATTCTGGGCATCTCCATCCGCACCCTGCGCAACAAGCTCAAGCAATATTCCGACGAGGGTGTCGACATCCCTCAGCCGGGCGAAGCCAGACAAGCGGGATAAGTGTCAAACTCCCGTTTGGAATTGCCAAGAATCAAGAGATAAATGCATAAACTATCCTTTGTGTGATGGACCCTCAAAATGAGTGATGCAGACGCAACAATGACGGCGGAACCAGCGAGCGCCACTGAAGCTCCGGCAGCCGACGGGCCCCGGGGTCCGTCTCCGCTCGACCAGTTGGGCAATGTCATTACCTTCCTCAGACAAGGTGATCTGGGGCTCGCCATCGGCGTTATGACCATTCTCGTGGTCATGATCCTGCCGCTGCCGTCTGCCTTCATGGATATGTTTCTGGCAATCTCCATCATCTTTTCCGTACTCATTCTGATGACCTCTCTGTTCATCCGGGCCCCGCTGGAATTCTCGTCTTTCCCGACGATCCTGCTGGTCTCCACGATGTTGCGGCTGGCGTTAAACTTGGCATCCACGCGCCTCATTCTGGCCTATGGCCATGAAGGCCCCGGCGCGGCGGGCAACGTCATTGAGGCCTTCGGCAGTTTCGTGACCCGCGGCAACTTTGTCATTGGCGTCATCGTCTTTGCCATTCTGGTGACGGTGAACTTCGTGGTTATTACCAAGGGTTCTGGCCGTATCGCAGAAGTTGCCGCCCGTTTCACCCTCGATGCTATGCCCGGCAAGCAGATGGCCATTGATGCGGACCTTTCCGCAGGGCTCATCAACGAGGAAGAAGCCAAGACGCGCCGTAAGGACCTGTCTGACGAAAGCACCTTCTTCGGCGCCATGGACGGTGCCAGCAAGTTCGTGCGTGGTGACGCCATCGCCGGTCTCATCATCACCTTCATTAACGTGCTCGGCGGCATCATCATCGGCGTTGCTCAGATGGACATGGCCTTCACCGATGCAGCCCAGTCCTACACCCTGCTGACCATCGGCGACGGTCTGGTTTCACAGATCCCGGCGCTGATCGTCTCCACTGCTGCCGGTATTTTGGTCTCCAAGGCCGGTGTGAGTGGCTCTGCCGACAAGGCACTGGTCAATCAGCTGTCAGGCTATCCCAAGGCGCTGGGCATGTCATCGGCCGTGATGGTCGTCATGGCCTTCCTGCCCGGCATGCCGATTATCCCCTTCCTGACCCTCGGCGTTGGTGCGGGCTACCTGTCCTACAAGGCCAGCCAAAAGCACAAGCAACAGGCTCTCAAGGAAGTGATCGAGAAGAAACAGCAAGAGCTGAAGGAAGCCGAGCCTCCGAAGGAAGAGCCGATCAGCGAAGTGCTGAAAATGGATGAATTGCGCCTCGAACTCGGCTATGGCCTGATCAGTATGGCCAATGGCAATGCGTCTCAGGCACTCACCGACCAGATCAAGGCCCTGCGTCGACAGCTGGCCTCTGAAATGGGCTTCATCATGCCTGCGGTACGCATCATGGACAACGTCCAACTGCAGGCCAATGATTATGTCCTCAAGGTCAAGGAAGTCGAAGTCGGGCGCGGCGTTGTCTATCCAAACCAGTTCATGACCATGGACCCAACAGGCGCCGATATCTCCCTGCCGGGTATCAAAACCCAGGAACCGACCTTCGGCTTGCCTGCAGTCTGGATCGATGGCTCTTTACGCGAAGAGGCTGCGATTCTCGGCTTGACGGTTGTCGATCCGGCCACGGTCATTTCCACCCATCTGACAGAGATCATCAAGGCCAACATGGGCGAGCTGCTCTCCTACGCAGTCGTACAAGGTCTGCTGGACGAATTGCCAGCCGAACAGAAAAAGCTCATCGACGACATCGTTCCCGGTCAGATCACCATCTCCGGTATCCAGCGTGTGCTGCAGTCCCTGCTGGCCGAGCGGATTTCCATCCGCGATCTGTCGGCAATTCTGGAAGGCGTCGCCGATGCCTCGGGCTTCACCCGCTCCATCCAGACCATGACCGAACATGTACGTCGCCGTTTGTCCTTGCAGATTTGCGCTGCCAACCAAGCCCCCGGAGGCTATTTGCCCATCCTGACCCTTTCCCCCAAATGGGAACGGGAGTTCAGCAACGCGCTCATTGGCGAAGGCGACGAGAAGCAGTTGGCCATGGCGCCAAGCAAATTGCAGGAGTTCGTTGGCCTCGTGCGCGATGGCTATGAAGATGCCGCGCAAGTGGGGGAAATTCCGGTGCTGTTAACCTCTCCGGCCATCCGGCCCTATGTCCGTTCTATCATCGAACGCTTCCGCGCTCACACCACGGTTCTGAGCCAGAATGAGGTCCATACGCGGGTCCGTCTTAAGACTGTTGGATCAATTTGACACAGCGAGCCAAAAAGCGCGATTGACGCTGCGGCTTTTTGCGAAAAGGCCACTTAACAAAAGGCCGCAAAAAGTAACTATTGGGGCCTTTTGACGGCTATTTCCGGACCATCACAGAGGCGATCACCGAAGCCAGCGTGGCCGCACCATAGAACCAGATACCGGGCATCGCCGAGGCCGTTGCAAGGCCACTGGTCTTGGCTGAAAAGATGACCAGGGCCACAAGAAGCACGTCCATCATGGACCATTTGCTCACCACGGACAGCACCGCCAGAGAACGGGATTTTTTGCCCCTATATACGGCAATATGCAGCAACAGGATCTTGGTTGCCGGCAGAAGCACCGAGAAGGCCAGAATCACCAGCGCCAGAATCCGCTCATCCTGCTCCCAGAGCCCTGCAATGATGGTTCTGAGCGATGGCGTCTCAGTAAAGAAAAGCAACTTGTCGAGGGAGACCAGAGGCAATGTGAGGCCCAACCCGAAGGAAAAGGCAGCGATCGCCAGCAGGATCGGCAAAAGGAAAGATCTCACAGACAGGCTCCCGACATGAAGAAACTGGACGCATGAAGCTTTGAACACACTAAGTGTGCCCAAAGCTCCTGCATTCAAATTCCCTTATACAAGCTGGGAGATCTCCTCGGCCAGCTCTTTTACCTGATCCCAGTCGGTAAACTCGACCGTTAGGCTCGGATCGGTCGGCCCTTTGGTGATCCGCATGATCAACTGGATCATGAAGCGATCGAAAAAGCCATAGCTGGGATAATCCAGTTTTCCGGCGATGGCCCGCACGATATGTGGTTCAAGCGGATGACGCTTGAGCCATTTCTGCAAATAGACACTATGCTCGATGGTCCGCTTATGCGGTTTGCGGGCCGTCAGATTGACCGACAGCATGACAAGCGGTTTCTTGCACAGCTTATCCCCATGCGTTGAAAGAAAGCGCTCGGCAGGCTTGAGATGGAAGCCATAACGGATGGCAGCAAGCACAATCACCAGATCAGCCGCCTCGATATCAGAGGCCGACACGGCAGTGTCCCTGAGGTCAAACAGGGTGACCTGATGGGCTGAATTGGTAAGATGACTGGAAAGCGTGTGGGCGATTTTGTTCGTCTGGCCATCTTGGCTAACGAAGAAAAGAGCGATTTTTGCCATTAGGAAACTGCTGCTTGTAAGATCAATGCAGCATCAGCTTTACCCGATATCCCGGCAGGAGACCACCGCTCAAAAGGCCCATATGTGACAAAGTCACAAATAGGGTTCGGATTTGCCAATGGATGGTGGCAAATCCGGAAAGGAGTATACAAGAGTGCACGAGCCCCTCAGCAAGGGGACCCACAGCTCTTCAAACCTGATTCGTAAGGACTAGTGCCCGCGGCGATGACCAATCATCGCAAAATCATCAAGCTCATCCTGCTCTGCCTGATCTCTGGCAGCCTGTTCGCGATGGTGGTCGCGCTCTTCGAGCATCTCGACCTTTTTCATCTCAGCGACAGCTTCACGCAGTTGGTCCTGCGCCCGTTCCAGCTGTTCATTGAGGTCATCGATCGAAACCTGCAGGTTTTCCTTGCGCTGAATGGCAGCTTTCGCAAAGGTTGGATAGGCAAAATGGGCGATATCACTGATACCGGCTTTTTCCTCCTCGAACGCAATTTGCGCATCGAGATCACGGATCATGCCTTCAAACTCAGTGACCATCAGTTCAATCTGCCCGACCTGACGACGTTTCTCATCGACTTGAAACCGTTTCAGGCGAATAAGACTTTCACGCGACTTCATTACTCAATACTCCTTAAAGCCCCGAATTACCCGTTGCGGTCTGCGTTCCCAAAATGGACTGTAACGCTTGGTATCCCTCTTCGATGCTGGTGGCCTCCCCCTTGTTTTGCGTCAGGAAGGTTTCCAGAGGTTCATGAAGAGCGATAGCCAAATCCACATTTGGATCGCTTCCCTGTTTATAGGCTCCCAACCGGATCAACTCTTCCATATCCGAATAGGTCGCCATAAATTGCCGAGCCTTGAGCACATCAGGCCAGAAGGCCGGATCGGCAGCCTTGGGGAGAGTACGCGAAACAGATTTCAAAATGTTTATCGCCGGGTACCTTCCCCTCTCAGCAATGGCCCTTTCCATAACGATATGTCCATCCAGAATACCACGAACAGCATCCGCTACGGGCTCATTGTGATTATCACCTTCCACCAAAACAGTAAAAAGACCTGTAACGGCACCCTCATTTTTTTCGCCAGGCCCCGCTCTTTCCAACAATTTAGGCAATTCTGCAAAAACTGTGGGGGTATATCCCTTGGAAGTCGGGGGTTCACCGGCCGCCAAACCGATTTCGCGCTGCGCTTGAGCAAAGCGTGTCACCGAATCCATCATGCAGAGAACCTGCTTGCCCTGTTTTCGGAAAAACTCGGAAAGAGCCAGCGTCAGATAGGCCGCCTGTCTGCGCATCAACGCCATTTCATCTGATGTGGCCACCACCACGATGGACCGTTTGAGGCCCTCTTCGCCCAGATCATCCTCTACAAATTCCTGCACCTCACGTCCACGTTCACCGATCAGGCCGATAATATTGACCTCGGAACTGGCATTGCGCGCCAACATAGAGAGCAAAACGGACTTACCAACACCCGAACCGGCAAAGATACCCATGCGCTGGCCCTCACAAAGCGTTACAAAGGTGTTGAGCGCCCTTACGCCAAGGTCCATAGGGCCACCCACGCGCATACGCTTGTGCGCCGCTGGAGGCTTTCCTCGAAGGGATACGGTATCATGCCCACGCCCCAAAGGCCCCTTGCCATCAATCGGCTCGCCAAAGGCATTGATCATCCGCCCCAGCCAGTCTTTCGTCGGGCGCACGACCGCTGGCCCATGCAGCTCCGCCCGGCTGCCCAGACGAATCCCATCCAGCTCCGAATAGGGCAGACAGAGAGCCCGATCTGAGGAAAAGCCCACCACTTCGCATTTGATCGGCTCGCGTCCATCCACATGGATATGCAACATTGAGCCCACGCTCATCTCGAAGAGCGGCCCTACCACTTCCACCAGATGCCCCTGAATCGACGCAACCCGGCCAAAGGAATGCCGCGGGTTTATGTCCTCCAGTTTACTGATCAGTTCCTGTACCATTGCCAAGCCTTTAATAATTCTTTTCCATGGTAATGATTCGTTTACCCGATTGGTTAATTATTATCTCTAGTGGGTTTGCTAGGGAAATTCTTCCTAGTAGGTCAAAACCGACTACGCCAGATAGAGAGTAACACTTAATAATTTTTCTTAATGTGAAACTTTACGTCTGGTACTGGGAACAATTTTCCTAGGATTCAATGGGATATCACTTTTCTTTGTGAAGTTCCAACGTCAGGCTTGCGCAGTGGAATCAGTATTTGTTAACCATTATGTACTAGCCTCGGAATCTGGGTTAAAAATTTGGTTCTTGTCGGCTGCGACCCTGCAGATTGCTCCGAGCCCAGAATAGGCAAACAAAGAGGATTGGCATGCGCGTTTTGCTAATTGAAGACGACGGCGCCACAGCACAGAGCATCGAGTTGATGCTCAAGTCTGAAAGCTTCAATGTCTACACAACCGATCTCGGTGAAGAAGGCATTGACCTTGGTAAGCTGTACGACTACGACATTATTCTACTGGACTTGAACCTGCCGGATATGAGCGGTTACGAGGTACTTCGTACTCTGCGCGTTTCCAAGGTGAAAACTCCGATCCTTATCCTTTCCGGTCTGGCCGGCATTGAAGACAAGGTTCGTGGGCTAGGCTTCGGTGCAGATGACTACATGACCAAGCCATTCCACAAGGATGAGCTGGTAGCCCGTATTCATGCGATCGTAAGACGCTCGAAGGGCCACGCACAGTCTGTTATCACGACTGGCGAGTTGACCGTAAATCTCGACACCAAGACTGTCGAAGTGGAAGGCCAGCGCGTTCATCTGACAGGCAAAGAATACCAGATGCTTGAGCTTCTAAGCTTGCGCAAGGGAACGACCCTCACCAAAGAGATGTTCCTGAACCATCTATATGGTGGCATGGATGAACCAGAGTTGAAAATTATCGACGTGTTCATCTGTAAACTGCGCAAAAAGCTCGCAACAGCGACCGGCGGTCGCAACTATATCGAAACCGTATGGGGCCGTGGCTATGTGCTGCGCGAACCTGACGAAGAGGGTATGAGAGAAAGCGCCTGAAAAGACATTGATGACTGATAGGCCCGGCCGCCAAATGCCGGGTTATGGGTCAGTATTGCAATCCACATCCTCTTTAGAAAAAGCCGCCTCTTCGGGGCGGCTTTTTCTTTGGCACAATCGCCCCTACCCGCTTATGATTCTGTTCCACTTGCTTTGGCTTCAACCAGGTTGCCCCTGTTATTAAAGCCATTGGGCCGAACCGTTCACACAAAGAAAAACCGCCCTGATGCTTATCAGAGCGGTTTCTTGATACTATAGCGGATGTCAGCCGCTAAATCTGACTATTTGCGTCCGCCGGGAATGCTAGACAGTCTCGAAGACGAAAACACGGAAGGCTTCGCAACAGTTTGCCCCGCGCCCAAGGCACGAGATCCAAAGGTGCTTTGGGCACTCTGCCCAACGGCAATCTTTGGCTGCGTCGGGCTGGCGGTTTTCCCAGCCGCACCACGAGCATTGCAATAGAGCCCTCTTTTGCCGGGCACCGCCTGAAAGGCGTCTGTCAGGCCAACAACGGTTTCGGCAGCCCCAAGCAGCAAATAGCCATCGTCCGGCATTTGCTTGGCCAGCCGCTGCATGATATCCGTCTTTGTTGCCTGATCAAAATAGATCAACACATTGCGGCAAAAGATGACATCGAATTGTCCCATGGCGGAGAAGCTCTCCAGCAAATTGAACGGCTTATAAGTAACCATTGACCGGATTTCCGGTGCAATCTGCCACATTTCCCCATGCTGTGTGAAATATTTCAACAGGAGCTGCACAGGCAGACCGCGTTGCACTTCAAATTGGCTGTAAAAGCCTGCCTTCGCCTTTTCCAACACCTCGTGAGAAATATCGGTTGCGATGATTTCAAAGCTCAAACCACCCAGTTTCGACGCATTTTCCTTCAGGCTCATGGCCAGAGAATAAGGCTCCTGCCCTGTAGACGCGGCAGCACACCAGATGCGCACACGACCACGTTTGCGCGTCTCAACCAGATGCGGAACAATCGTATCAACGAAATGCTCAAAGGGTGTTTTATCACGAAAGAAGAAAGACTCGTTGGTGGTCATTGCTTCGACAACAGCCGTCTGCAATGTGCGGTCGCCAATCCCTTTCAGCTTGCCAATCAGTTCGCTGATGGTTTGCAATCCAGCCTTGCGTGCGATCGGCATCAAGCGGCTCTCGATGAGATACTGCTTATCATTCGAGAGCACCAATCCTGACTTTTCCTTCAAGAAGCCCTGCAAGAAAGAATATTCCTGTGGCGTCATGTCCGCTCCCCTCTAAATATACGCATTACTTTGGAGCCAATCTGATTGAGCGGTATGACGGCAGCGCAGACACCAGCCTGTGCGGCGGCTCCTGGCATGCCCCAAACAACACTGCTTGCTTCATCTTGAGCTAATATACTGCCACCGGCATCAACAATGTGGCGAGCGCCTGCAGCACCATCATGGCCCATACCGGTCAGAATGACACCGAGAGCGGCTGCACCATAGACCTGAGCAGCACTTTCGAAAAATGGATCAACTGCTGGCTTACAGAAATTAACCGGCGGCCCATCAGTCAGCCTGATAACGGCCTGACCCGCCTGTTTGGTCAATTCCATATGCTTGCCACCAGGAGCAACATAAATATGCCCGTTCTGCACCACCTCTCCATCCTGCGCTTCAGCTGAAGGCATTCCGGAAGCCCGGGCCAGATGATCGGCCAGAATGGCTGTGAAG contains the following coding sequences:
- the flhA gene encoding flagellar biosynthesis protein FlhA is translated as MSDADATMTAEPASATEAPAADGPRGPSPLDQLGNVITFLRQGDLGLAIGVMTILVVMILPLPSAFMDMFLAISIIFSVLILMTSLFIRAPLEFSSFPTILLVSTMLRLALNLASTRLILAYGHEGPGAAGNVIEAFGSFVTRGNFVIGVIVFAILVTVNFVVITKGSGRIAEVAARFTLDAMPGKQMAIDADLSAGLINEEEAKTRRKDLSDESTFFGAMDGASKFVRGDAIAGLIITFINVLGGIIIGVAQMDMAFTDAAQSYTLLTIGDGLVSQIPALIVSTAAGILVSKAGVSGSADKALVNQLSGYPKALGMSSAVMVVMAFLPGMPIIPFLTLGVGAGYLSYKASQKHKQQALKEVIEKKQQELKEAEPPKEEPISEVLKMDELRLELGYGLISMANGNASQALTDQIKALRRQLASEMGFIMPAVRIMDNVQLQANDYVLKVKEVEVGRGVVYPNQFMTMDPTGADISLPGIKTQEPTFGLPAVWIDGSLREEAAILGLTVVDPATVISTHLTEIIKANMGELLSYAVVQGLLDELPAEQKKLIDDIVPGQITISGIQRVLQSLLAERISIRDLSAILEGVADASGFTRSIQTMTEHVRRRLSLQICAANQAPGGYLPILTLSPKWEREFSNALIGEGDEKQLAMAPSKLQEFVGLVRDGYEDAAQVGEIPVLLTSPAIRPYVRSIIERFRAHTTVLSQNEVHTRVRLKTVGSI
- a CDS encoding paraquat-inducible protein A → MRSFLLPILLAIAAFSFGLGLTLPLVSLDKLLFFTETPSLRTIIAGLWEQDERILALVILAFSVLLPATKILLLHIAVYRGKKSRSLAVLSVVSKWSMMDVLLVALVIFSAKTSGLATASAMPGIWFYGAATLASVIASVMVRK
- the hemG gene encoding menaquinone-dependent protoporphyrinogen IX dehydrogenase, whose product is MAKIALFFVSQDGQTNKIAHTLSSHLTNSAHQVTLFDLRDTAVSASDIEAADLVIVLAAIRYGFHLKPAERFLSTHGDKLCKKPLVMLSVNLTARKPHKRTIEHSVYLQKWLKRHPLEPHIVRAIAGKLDYPSYGFFDRFMIQLIMRITKGPTDPSLTVEFTDWDQVKELAEEISQLV
- the fliJ gene encoding flagellar export protein FliJ; this translates as MKSRESLIRLKRFQVDEKRRQVGQIELMVTEFEGMIRDLDAQIAFEEEKAGISDIAHFAYPTFAKAAIQRKENLQVSIDDLNEQLERAQDQLREAVAEMKKVEMLEERDHHREQAARDQAEQDELDDFAMIGHRRGH
- the fliI gene encoding flagellar protein export ATPase FliI — translated: MVQELISKLEDINPRHSFGRVASIQGHLVEVVGPLFEMSVGSMLHIHVDGREPIKCEVVGFSSDRALCLPYSELDGIRLGSRAELHGPAVVRPTKDWLGRMINAFGEPIDGKGPLGRGHDTVSLRGKPPAAHKRMRVGGPMDLGVRALNTFVTLCEGQRMGIFAGSGVGKSVLLSMLARNASSEVNIIGLIGERGREVQEFVEDDLGEEGLKRSIVVVATSDEMALMRRQAAYLTLALSEFFRKQGKQVLCMMDSVTRFAQAQREIGLAAGEPPTSKGYTPTVFAELPKLLERAGPGEKNEGAVTGLFTVLVEGDNHNEPVADAVRGILDGHIVMERAIAERGRYPAINILKSVSRTLPKAADPAFWPDVLKARQFMATYSDMEELIRLGAYKQGSDPNVDLAIALHEPLETFLTQNKGEATSIEEGYQALQSILGTQTATGNSGL
- a CDS encoding response regulator transcription factor codes for the protein MRVLLIEDDGATAQSIELMLKSESFNVYTTDLGEEGIDLGKLYDYDIILLDLNLPDMSGYEVLRTLRVSKVKTPILILSGLAGIEDKVRGLGFGADDYMTKPFHKDELVARIHAIVRRSKGHAQSVITTGELTVNLDTKTVEVEGQRVHLTGKEYQMLELLSLRKGTTLTKEMFLNHLYGGMDEPELKIIDVFICKLRKKLATATGGRNYIETVWGRGYVLREPDEEGMRESA
- a CDS encoding protein-glutamate O-methyltransferase CheR, translating into MTPQEYSFLQGFLKEKSGLVLSNDKQYLIESRLMPIARKAGLQTISELIGKLKGIGDRTLQTAVVEAMTTNESFFFRDKTPFEHFVDTIVPHLVETRKRGRVRIWCAAASTGQEPYSLAMSLKENASKLGGLSFEIIATDISHEVLEKAKAGFYSQFEVQRGLPVQLLLKYFTQHGEMWQIAPEIRSMVTYKPFNLLESFSAMGQFDVIFCRNVLIYFDQATKTDIMQRLAKQMPDDGYLLLGAAETVVGLTDAFQAVPGKRGLYCNARGAAGKTASPTQPKIAVGQSAQSTFGSRALGAGQTVAKPSVFSSSRLSSIPGGRK